In Malassezia japonica chromosome 2, complete sequence, one DNA window encodes the following:
- a CDS encoding uncharacterized protein (COG:S; EggNog:ENOG503Q4ZX; TransMembrane:6 (i206-229o235-257i298-315o338-359i414-432o452-468i)), whose protein sequence is MDGGYERRHQDHNVSGNGGPLSVISEGMAENTPAHTSLTPAERREHSRKTSNIHTRNLSAFFPRPGTDAEREYHAEAASTQPPSPAGVTMAGASGEESSSSKQRRNARHVRRASYLMTDKTGNVDVSRRMPSQLPALSPSPTQLYSPDMDKSRKVSDARALSGAFPSISRSVSDAWGDSSMQSNGGNYAPEVVGGASGQQALPMTVALGPLALFCSAYVVIGAALWVLGLVRDSLALVGLGFLLVFDALGLLSTAWMQVLDTARRSQVDAARQSTLAASAPASTTSIKRPFGLRRLETLLDFSLVVYLLFAGIYMCKENVEHALLAASVPHEEDREGIVLPTLLLILAILIALFTTVALRNHARLAAACGMSIESNVGLDGMQGRKLRHSRHTSVLPVPALASGPLYDALTNPFSAMVLFFPCALLLASISVPPTQVASLDKVLAGLEGASMMYVASCALSPLCKVLLQAAPSSKLPQITQLHRSLNIVENHPTVARIASVKVWQLTLPSLSYTKAGAGTEGRPGLAGIMSMKQGAKTASLIVTVHVELRREASDAECQELTRFAWQQCAPLIGAGPHVEPGEPLRGSLVAGELTVQVTREGEHVDAHAGHAHGHHHGHDHHAHDHAHDHAHSHGHSHGHSHAHDHVHDHVHDHAHMHGHDHGHSDHAHTHDHAHGSHGHGHTHDHHGHTHDYDHHDHSHGHEPVHDHSHSHSHIQTADSPADLSYDYSHDSVVVRSPSRAPSASPARLSPSYATPLPSVQIDTPPS, encoded by the exons atgGACGGAGGATACGAGCGGAGGCACCAGGACCACAACGTGTCGGGGAATGGTGGTCCGCTGTCTGTGATTTCTGAAGGAATGGCGGAAAACACTCCTGCACATACGAGCCTCACACCGGCGGAGCGCCGAGAGCATTCACGCAAGACATCCAATATCCATACGCGCAACTTGTCCGCCTTCTTTCCGCGCCCCGGCACGGATGCAGAGCGTGAGTACCACGCCGAGGCAGCGAGTACCCAGCCCCCGTCTCCTGCAGGCGTTACGAtggcgggcgcctcgggcgaaGAATCATCGTCGTCCAAACAACGGCGCAACGCGCGCCATgtccggcgcgcgagctaCCTGATGACGGACAAGACGGGGAACGTGGACGTTTCAAGACGCATGCCGTCCCAGCTTCCAGCAT TGTCCCCTTCTCCCACTCAGCTATACTCTCCTGATATGGACAAGAGCCGCAAAGTGTcggatgcgcgcgcgtTATCGGGCGCCTTTCCGAGCATTTCGCGCTCCGTGTCGGACGCATGGGGGGATTCTTCCATGCAAAGCAATGGAGGCAACTATGCGCCTGAGGTCGTGGGGGGCGCAAGTGGCCAGCAAGCGCTGCCCATGACCGTTGCACTCGGGCCGCTTGCCCTGTTTTGCAGTGCCTATGTCGTGATTGGTGCCGCACTATGGGTCCTTGGTCTCGTCCGTGACTCACTCGCACTGGTGGGCTTGGGTTTCCTGCTAGTCTTTGACGCGCTGGGACTTCTTTCAACAGCCTGGATGCAAGTGCTGGACACTGCACGCCGGAGTCAAGtggacgctgcgcgccaaTCCACGCTGGCTGCTTCTGCACCCGCGTCTACCACAAGCATCAAACGTCCGTTtgggctgcgccgcctcgagacACTCCTCGACTTTTCGCTGGTGGTCTACTTGCTCTTTGCGGGTATCTATATGTGCAAAGAGAATGTGGAACATGCCTTGCTGGCAGCAAGTGTACCGCACGAAGAAGACCGCGAGGGTATCGTGCTGCCCACGCTTCTTCTGATTCTCGCCATCCTCATTGCACTCTTTACCACGGTCGCACTCCGCAACCACGCACGGCTTGCCGCTGCCTGTGGCATGAGCATCGAGAGCAACGTGGGCCTCGACGGGATGCAAGGACGCAAACTCCGTCATTCGCGGCATACTTCAGTGCTCCCTGTACCTGCTCTGGCCTCGGGACCTCTGTATGACGCATTGACGAACCCATTCTCTGCAATGGTGCTCTTTTTCCCTTGCGCCTTGCTCCTGGCGTCTATTTCTGTCCCTCCGACCCAGGTTGCATCGCTGGATAAGGTGCTGGCTGGTCTGGAGGGCGCCAGTATGATGTACGTCGCATCGTGTGCCTTGTCGCCCCTGTGCAAGGTGCTGCTGCAAGCCGCGCCATCCTCCAAGCTCCCCCAGATCACGCAGCTCCATCGGAGCCTCAACATTGTGGAGAACCACCCTACTGTGGCTCGGATCGCGTCGGTCAAGGTCTGGCAGCTGACGCTTCCGTCGCTATCGTATACTAAGGCGGGTGCTGGCACCGAGGGACGCCCGGGATTGGCGGGTATCATGTCGATGAAGCAAGGCGCCAagaccgcgtcgctcatTGTCACTGTACACGTTGAACTGCGTCGCGAAGCCTCGGATGCCGAATGCCAGGAATTGACGCGTTTCGCATGGCAGCAATGTGCGCCATTGATTGGTGCAGGACCCCATGTTGAGCCtggcgagccgctgcgtgGCAGCCTGGTCGCGGGGGAACTCACTGTCCAAGTCACCCGCGAAGGCGAGCATGTggatgcgcacgccgggcaTGCGCATGGCCATCATCATGGACATGACCACCATGCCCACGACCATGCCCACGACCATGCCCACAGCCATGGCCACAGCCACGGCCACAGCCATGCCCACGACCATGTCCACGACCATGTCCACGACCACGCCCATATGCACGGACACGATCACGGGCATAGTGATCATGCGCACACCCATGACCACGCGCATGGCTCGCATGGCCACGGCCACACCCATGACCACCATGGCCATACGCACGACTACGACCACCACGACCACAGTCACGGGCACGAGCCGGTACACGATCACTCCCACTCCCACTCTCATATCCAAACGGCCGACTCCCCCGCGGATCTGTCCTACGACTACTCCCACGACTCGGTGGTAGTCCGTTCGCCCTCGCGTGCTCCCTCAGCGAGCCCCGCGCGGCTGTCACCGTCGTACGCGACCCCACTGCCGTCCGTGCAGATCGATACCCCCCCTTCCTAA
- the PUP3 gene encoding proteasome endopeptidase complex (COG:O; EggNog:ENOG503NWF8; MEROPS:MER0001710; BUSCO:EOG09264G4X) translates to MEYNGGSVIAMRGKNCVAIATDMRLGNQALLVSTNFDKVFKVTDRTYVGLPGLATDLITLREKFRYRLNMYRMKEDREIEPETFAHLMSSTLYERRFGPYFVEPVVAGLNSKDEPFIAASDLIGCLNFAKDFVVSGTASDRLFGMAEGLWEPDLGPEDLFETISQTMLGGIERDALSGMGVIVRIITPEKTIERTLKCRMD, encoded by the exons ATGGAATACAATGGCGGTAGCGTGATTGCCATGCGCGGCAAGAACTGCGTGGCAATCGCGACCGACATGCGCCTCGGGAACCAGGCGCTATTGGTGTCGACCAACTTTGACAAGGTGTTCAAGGTCACCGACCGCACCTACGTGGGCCTCCCGGGTCTCGCGACGGACCTGATCACTCTCCGCGAAAAGTTCCGCTACCGTCTGAACATGTACCGTATGAAGGAGGACCGCGAAATTGAGCCCGAGACGTTTGCGCACCTCATGAGCTCGACGCTGTACGAACGGCG ATTTGGACCCTACTTTGTCGAGCCGGTGGTTGCCGGGCTCAACTCCAAGGACGAGCCGTTCATTGCGGCGTCTGATCTGATCGGATGCCTCAACTTTGCCAAGGACTTTGTCgtgagcggcacggcgagcgacCGCTTGTTTGGTATGGCCGAGGGGCTTTGGGAGCCCGATCTGGGGCCCGAGGACCTCTTCGAGACCATCTCGCAGACGATGCTCGGTGGTATCGAGCGCGATGCACTGTCGGGTATGGGCGTCATTGTGCGCATCATCACACCGGAGAAGACCATTGAGCGGACACTCAAGTGCCGCATGGATTAA
- a CDS encoding uncharacterized protein (COG:O; EggNog:ENOG503NVTE), producing the protein MKELTRKMMADVAVFAVSQVAFYYAFKYVMTTLDPNRQKQQDAKKVSDNKLGKLGLRSRGVKLNEYEEQIASELILPDDIPVTFESIGGLDGIIASLQESVIAPLCYPQLFNSASGLLGAPKGVLLYGPPGTGKTMLAKALAKESGATFINMHVSTLTNKWFGESNKLVSALFSLARKLQPSIVFIDEIDSFLRERASGDHEVMAMMKAEFMTLWDGLTSSTDRIMVLGATNRPSDIDAAILRRMPKRYAVRLPDNAQRKKILSIMLTNVPCHSSFDLDALVRKTNGYSGSDLRELCRAAAMVPVREVLRSSSGREHVERARKNPTGMESGDDNGQADLAMSVRPLKNSDFFQTDSATPLHVDTEPDALD; encoded by the exons ATGAAGGAGCTCACGCGGAAGATGATGGCCGACG TGGCCGTATTCGCCGTGTCGCAGGTGGCATTCTATTACGCATTCAAG TATGTCATGACGACGCTGGACCCCAACCGTCAGAAGCAGCAGGACGCCAAGAAAGTGTCGGACAATAAGCTGGGCAAGCTTGGCCTGCGCTCCCGGGGCGTGAAGTTGAATGAGTACGAGGAGCAGATTGCTTCGGAGCTCATCCTCCCTGACGACATTCCGGTGACCTTTGAGTCGATCGGTGGCCTGGACGGCATTATCGCGAGTCTGCAGGAGAGCGTGATTGCGCCGCTGTGCTACCCCCAGCTCTTTAACAGCGCTAGTGGTCTACTTGGCGCGCCAAAGGGTGTGCTGCTCTACGGCCCACCGGGTACCGGCAAGACGAtgctcgccaaggcgctcgccaaggagaGTGGCGCTACCTTTATCAACATGCATGTCTCAACGCTCACCAACAAATGGTTTGGTGAGTCGAACAAGCTTGTGTCTGCCCTCTTTTCGCtggcgcgcaagctgcaGCCTAGCATTGTGTTCatcgacgagatcgacAGCTTCCttcgcgagcgtgcgtcggGCGACCACGAGGTGATGGCGATGATGAAGGCCGAGTTCATGACGCTCTGGGACGGCCTtacgtcgagcaccgacCGCATTATGGTGCTCGGTGCGACGAACCGTCCTTCGGACATTGACGCGGCGAttctgcgccgcatgccgAAGCGGTACGCCGTTCGCCTGCCCGACAACGCGCAGCGGAAAAAGATTTTGTCGATCATGCTGACCAATGTGCCGTGCCACTCGTCTTTCGACCTGGACGCGCTTGTGCGCAAGACAAACGGCTATAGCGGCagcgacctgcgcgagttgtgccgcgcggccgcgatgGTGCCGGTacgcgaggtgctgcgcagcagcagcggccgcgagcatgttgagcgcgcgcgcaagaACCCCACTGGCATGGAGAGCGGCGACGACAACGGCCAGGCGGACCTTGCGATGAGCGTGCGCCCTCTGAAGAACTCCGACTTTTTCCAGACGGACAgtgcgacgccgctgcacgtcgacaCGGAGCCCGACGCACTCGACTAA
- the HIS1 gene encoding ATP phosphoribosyltransferase (BUSCO:EOG09263LP3; COG:E; EggNog:ENOG503NU58), giving the protein MSQLLRAENFQDRLLFAIPKKGRLYETCLTLLSGADIQFKRAHRLDVALVKNLPIALVFLPAADIPHFVANGDVDLGVTGHDMVQEAGPAISSAITEELTLGFGKCQLQVQIPENSETIKSVEDLVGKKVATSFDHLAGKYFEELEQKLGVKEKTKIAYLNGSVETACALGLADGIVDLVESGETMRACGLKPIATLLTSEAKLIRPVTPHARSNMQLISLITARIRGVIAASKYVLCQYNIPKASLAQALSITPGRRAATVSTLEESDWNAVSSMVSRDEVANIMDRLESVGASDILILSIDNCRV; this is encoded by the exons ATGTCGCAACTGCTTCGCGCCGAGAACTTTCAAGACCGCCTCTTGTTTGCAATCCCCAAGAAGG GTCGGCTCTATGAGACGTGTCTGACGCTTCTGAGCGGCGCCGACATCCAGTTcaagcgcgcgcaccgcctggacgtcgcgctcgtcaaGAACTTGCCCATTGCGCTCGTCTTCCTGCCTGCCGCCGACATCCCCCACTTTGTTGCAAACGGTGATGTGGACCTGGGTGTGACGGGGCACGATATGGTGCAGGAGGCTGGCCCCGCGATTTCCTCGGCGATCACCGAGGAGCTCACACTCGGTTTCGGCAAGTGCCAGCTGCAGGTGCAGATCCCGGAGAACAGCGAAACGATCAAGTCAGTTGAGGACCTGGTCGGCAAGAAGGTCGCGACGAGCTTTGACCACCTCGCTGGCAAGTACTttgaggagctcgagcagaaGCTCGGAGTCAAGGAGAAGACCAAGATTGCCTACCTCAACGGCAGTGTCGAGACTGCCTGTGCGCTTGGTCTCGCGGACGGTATCG TCGACTTGGTCG AATCCGGCGAGACGATGCGGGCGTGCGGCCTGAAGCCGATCGCTACGCTGCTCACCTCCGAGGCGAAGCTCATTCGCCCGGTGACCCCCCACGCGCGCAGCAACATGCAGCTCATTTCGCTCATCAccgcgcgcatccgcgGTGTGATTGCCGCGTCGAAGTACGTCTTGTGCCAATACAATATCCCCAAGGCGAGCCTGGCACAGGCCCTGTCCATTACGCCgggccgccgtgcggcgacggtgagcacgctcgaggagaGCGACTGGAACGCGGTGTCGAGCATGGTGTCGCGTGACGAGGTCGCCAACATCATGGACCGCCTCGagagcgtcggcgcgagcgacaTCCTCATCCTTAGCATCGACAACTGCCGTGTTTAA
- the BRF1 gene encoding transcription factor TFIIIB subunit brf1 (EggNog:ENOG503NU1D; COG:K; BUSCO:EOG092613QA) has translation MRCTNCGSLAIDFADSQAVCSACGVVLEESQIVSDITFAENTAGGAVVQGSYLGADQARWNINRMATARGVPQHVAERALRFFQLALDGGTATASGSQPKNFVLGRKSDYTVASCLYVACRMAKTTHMLIDFADVIQVNVFVLGRSYLRLLRVLNLQMPLIDPSFYISRFAALLEFGEETQRVVTDATRLVTRFKTDWMVEGRRPAGICGACLLLAARMNHFRRSVTEVVQVVKIADVTLRKRLEEFKSTPSGQLTIEDFRSVWLEEEHNPPAFARARVPKSSKDPQAHLVAPNENLEAIKMQMPETTGLPEFGGGELERLADQATEQEITSYLQQDDIRALENNLSQQEQTRVERAKAGHVAPEPLAPVEESDAPAPAPVERDGDLGDLDEAELDNFILSEDEVKIKERVWMEFNKDYLEAALARQLKLEADQKAGIAPAPRNRKRQKPRDGTTAPTKSAAESAKQMMQQKRWSRRINYDVLNNLFPGGGAAPSSTSKNAASDVQNGPSPDEEELSEDDDEEDEEDDDEDTPHAKRSSETAQTSSQQATLRMPPVYFSTFDVKDQVFYENETAVALVNLKPTHYERLQDIPTSELGSLFSAVQSVGKVVESAFSGDSLSVAVQDGPNAGQTVPHVHVHVIPRRARDIEPNDLIYEHLDAFGLQLRNLQEKQMDSERRPRTKEQMHAEAEWLHTQCVQILGETKGPVRLDAAT, from the exons atgcgctgcacgaaCTGTGGTTCGTTGGCGATCGATTTTGCCGACTCGCAGGCAGTATGCAGTGCCTGCGGTGTCGTGCTCGAAGAGTCGCAAATTGTTAGTGATATTACCTTTGCCGAAAACACGGCGGGTGGCGCTGTTGTTCAGGGCAGTtacctcggcgccgaccaGG CACGCTGGAACATTAATCGTATGGCcacggcgcgtggcgtgcCACAACACGTTGCGGAGCGTGCCCTCCGATTCTTCCAACTGGCTTTGGATGGCGGTACGGCTACGGCATCGGGATCGCAGCCCAAGAACTTTGTCCTAGGCCGAAAATCGGACTACACGGTCGCGTCGTGTTTATATGTCGCCTGCCGTATGGCCAAGACGACACACATGCTGATTGATTTCGCGGATGTGATCCAGGTGAACGTGTTCGTCTTGGGGCGCAGCTacctgcgcctcttgcgcGTCCTCAACTTGCAGATGCCGCTGATCGACCCATCGTTCTATATCAGCCgcttcgcggcgctcctcgaatTTGGCGAGGAGACGCAGCGTGTCGTCACCGATGCGACGCGCCTTGTTACGCGATTCAAGACCGATTGGATGGTCGAGGGACGTCGTCCGGCGGGTATTTGTGGTGCTTGCTTGCTGCTGGCAGCGCGTATGAACCACTTCCGTCGCTCTGTCACTGAGGTCGTCCAGGTGGTCAAGATCGCCGACGTGACACTGCGCAAGCGCTTGGAGGAGTTCAAGTCGACGCCCAGCGGCCAGCTGACCATTGAGGACTTCCGCAGTGTATGGCTCGAAGAGGAGCACAACCCTCCTGCGTTTGCGCGTGCCCGCGTGCCCAAGAGCAGCAAGGACCcgcaggcgcacctcgtcgcgccgaaCGAGAACCTGGAAGCGATCAAGATGCAAATGCCGGAAACCACTGGCCTGCCCGAGTTTGGGggcggcgagctggagcgACTGGCTGATCAGGCGACAGAACAAGAGATCACGTCGTACCTGCAGCAAGACGATatccgtgcgctcgagaacAATCTCTCGCAGCAGGAACagacgcgcgtcgagcgcgccaaggccggCCATGTTGCGCCGGAACCTTTGGCGCCAGTCGAGGAAAGCGACgctccggcgccggcgccggtcgagcgcgacggcgacctAGGTGAtctggacgaggccgaaTTGGACAACTTTATCTTGTCGGAAGATGAGGTCAAGATCAAGGAGCGTGTATGGATGGAGTTTAACAAAGACTACCTCGaagccgcgctcgcgcgtcaGCTCAAACTGGAAGCAGACCAGAAAGCGGGCATTGCTCCTGCTCCGCGAAAC CGTAAACGCCAGAAACCGCGTGACGGTACCACGGCACCGACCAAGTCGGCGGCCGAGTCGGCGAAGCAGATGATGCAGCAAAAGCGTTGGTCCCGCAGGATCAACTACGATGTGCTGAACAATCTCTTCCCGGGAGGCGGTGCTGCTccctcgagcacctccaAGAATGCCGCATCCGACGTCCAAAACGGGCCCTCTCCAGACGAGGAAGAGCTCAgtgaggacgacgacgaggaagacgaggaagacgacgaTGAGGACACGCCGCATGCCAAGCGGTCGAG TGAGACCGCGC AGACGTCGAGCCAgcaggcgacgctgcgcatgccGCCGGTGTACTTTTCGACGTTTGACGTGAAGGATCAAGTCTTTTACGAGAACGAGACGGCAGTGGCCCTCGTGAACCTCAAGCCG ACGCACTATGAACGTCTGCAAGACATTCCCACGTCCGAGCTTGGCTCGCTCTTTTCCGCTGTGCAGAGCGTAGGCAAGGTGGTCGAAAGCGCTTTTTCTGGCGACTCTCTCTCGGTCGCAGTTCAGGACGGCCCGAACGCAGGGCAGACCGTCCCGCATGTTCATGTCCATGTAATTCCccggcgtgcacgcgaCATTGAGCCCAACGACCTGATCTACGAGCACCTGGACGCGTTTGGGCTGCAGCTGCGTAACCTGCAAGAGAAACAGATGGACAgcgagcgccggccgcgaACCAAGGAACAgatgcacgccgaggccgagtgGCTCCATACGCAGTGTGTGCAAATCCTTGGCGAAACCAAAGGACCGGTGAGGCTAGACGCAGCGACATGA
- a CDS encoding uncharacterized protein (EggNog:ENOG503P3AY; TransMembrane:2 (o24-45i81-106o); COG:S) translates to MQLSFELENKGSVARDHLALERTFLAWMRTSLSLVAIGIAITQLFRLPELIVDRTQATGLSVLLRGAVHVLDDVHITRIEIFVLASITGALLFGTLAVLIAVAAGAL, encoded by the exons ATGCAGCTCTCGTTCGAGCTGGAGAACAAGGGATCGGTCGCGCGCGATCACCTTGCGCTTGAGCGCACATTCCTCGCGTggatgcgcacctcgctTAGCTTGGTCGCGATTGGAAT TGCCATTACCCAGCTGTTTCGGCTGCCCGAGCTGATTGTCGACCGCACGCAGGCTACCGGGCTGTCCGTGCTCcttcgcggcgcggtgcacgtcCTGGATGATGTGCATATTAC CCGCATCGAGA TCTTTGTGCTTGCATCAATTACTGGTGCACTGCTCTTTGGCACGCTTGCAGTGCTGATTGCCGTCGCAGCAGGTGCATTGTAG